A part of Syntrophorhabdaceae bacterium genomic DNA contains:
- a CDS encoding RusA family crossover junction endodeoxyribonuclease translates to MTEIFLSIPGSIVSKKNSKQVVMIGGRNCPRRPMILPSKAYTAWEKQARKEAWAKAMIPPLVGPIHVEARFYYKGPEPDLSGCMESIADAMEGILWANDKQIASWDGSRKRHDLDHPRTEIRVKGMVGE, encoded by the coding sequence ATGACCGAAATTTTCCTCTCGATCCCCGGCTCGATTGTCTCAAAGAAGAACAGCAAGCAGGTTGTCATGATCGGCGGACGGAACTGTCCCCGCCGTCCCATGATCCTGCCTAGCAAGGCATACACGGCATGGGAGAAGCAGGCGCGGAAAGAGGCGTGGGCAAAGGCCATGATACCGCCGCTGGTGGGGCCGATACATGTTGAGGCGCGGTTTTATTACAAAGGCCCTGAGCCCGACCTCAGTGGATGCATGGAGTCGATTGCGGACGCAATGGAAGGAATTCTATGGGCGAATGACAAACAGATTGCGTCCTGGGACGGCAGCAGAAAACGGCATGACCTGGATCATCCAAGGACAGAAATCAGGGTGAAGGGAATGGTGGGGGAATAG